In a genomic window of Hippoglossus stenolepis isolate QCI-W04-F060 chromosome 15, HSTE1.2, whole genome shotgun sequence:
- the cul5b gene encoding cullin-5 isoform X3, protein MATSNLLKNKGSLQFEDKWDQMRPIVLKLLRQESVTKQQWFDLFSDVHAVCLWDDKGPAKIHQALKEDILDFIKQAQARVLSHQDDTALLKAYIVEWRKFFTQCDILPKPFCQLEITLMGKQGSNKKSNVEDSIVRKLMLDTWNESIFSNIKNRLQDSAMKLVHAERLGEAFDSQLVIGVRESYVNLCSNPDDKLQIYRDNFEKAYMDSTERFYRTQAPAYLQQNGVQNYMKYADSKLREEEKRALRYLETRRDCNSVQALMECCVNALVTSFKETILAECPGMIKRNETETMMKSSDVRQKLEVGNGELHLMFSLMDKVPSGIEPMLKDLEDHIMNAGLADMVASAETITSDSEKYVEQLLTLFNRFSRLVKEAFQDDPRFLTARDKAYKAVVNDATIFKLELPLKQKGVGLKTQPESKCPELLANYCDMLLRKTPLSKKLTSEEIEAKLKEVLLVLKYVQNKDVFMRYHKAHLTRRLILDISADSEIEENMVEWLREVGMPADYVNKLARMFQDIKVSEDLNQSFKEMHKHNKLALPDVHVRSLAADSVNIKILNAGAWSRSSEKVFVSLPTELEDLIPEVEDFYKKNHSGRKLHWHHLMSNGIITFKNEVGQYDLEVTTFQLAVLFAWNQRPRERISFENLKLATELPDAELRRTLWSLVAFPKLKRQVLSYDPVVSSPKDFAEGTLFYVNQEFSLIKNSKVQKRGKINLIGRLQLTTERMREEENEGIVQLRILRTQEAIIQIMKMRKRINNAQLQTELVEILKNMFLPQKKMIKEQIEWLIDHKYIKRDETDINTFIYMA, encoded by the exons ATGGCGACGTCTAATTTGCTAAAG AACAAAGGCTCCCTTCAGTTCGAGGACAAATGGGACCAGATGCGTCCCATCGTACTGAAGCTCCTACGACAGGAGTCCGTCACCAAACAACAGTGGTTTGACTTGTTCTC AGACGTCCacgctgtgtgtctgtgggatgACAAAGGTCCAGCTAAGATCCACCAGGCCCTCAAAGAGGACATCCTAGATTTCATCAAACAAGCACAAGCG CGGGTGTTGAGTCATCAGGACGACACAGCGCTACTGAAGGCCTACATCGTAGAATGGAGGAAGTTCTTCACGCAGTGCGACATCTTGCCCAAACCTTTCTGCCAGCTGGAGATCACTCTGATGGGGAAGCAAGGGAGCAACAAGAAGTCGAACGTGGAGGACAGCATCGTCCGCAAG CTGATGCTGGACACGTGGAACGAGTCCATTTTCTccaacattaaaaacaggttACAAGACAGTGCTATGAAACTGGTCCACGCTGAGAGGCTGGGAGAGGCCTTCGACTCCCAGCTGGTCATCGGAGTGCGGGAGTCCTACG TGAATCTTTGCTCCAACCCCGACGACAAGCTGCAGATCTACAGAGACAACTTTGAGAAGGCGTACATGGATTCTACCGAGCGTTTCTACAGAACACAGGCCCCCGCTTACCTCCAGCAAAATGGCGTCCAAAACTACATGAAATAT gctGATTCAAAgctgagggaagaggagaaacgTGCACTGCGATACCTGGAGACGAGACGGGACTGTAACTCTGTACAAGCA TTAATGGAGTGTTGCGTCAACGCTCTAGTAACGTCGTTCAAGGAGACCATCTTAGCCGAGTGCCCAGGCATGATCAAACGCAATGAAACAGAGA CCATGATGAAGTCCTCAGACGTCAGACAAAAGCTGGAAGTGGGGAATGGAG AGTTACATCTGATGTTCTCCCTGATGGACAAAGTGCCCAGCGGGATCGAACCCATGCTGAAGGACCTGGAGGATCACATCATGAACGCTGGCCTGGCGGATATGGTGGCCTCAGCAGAGACCATCACCTCT GACTCAGAGAAATACGTGGAGCAGCTGCTCACCTTGTTTAATCGCTTCAGTCGACTGGTGAAAGAAGCTTTTCAGGACGACCCACGCTTCctcacagccagagacaaa GCGTACAAAGCTGTCGTGAACGACGCCACTATATTTAAGTTAGAGCTTCCTTTGAAACAGAAAGG GGTAGGTCTGAAAACTCAACCAGAGTCAAAATGTCCAGAGCTGCTGGCCAACTACTGTGACATGCTCCTGAGGAAAACCCCGCTGAGCAAGAAGCTCACGTCTGAAGAGATAGAAGCCAAGCTCAAGGAAGTG CTGCTGGTGTTGAAGTACGTCCAGAACAAAGATGTGTTCATGCGCTACCACAAAGCCCACCTGACCCGACGTCTCATCCTGGACATCTCAGCGGACAGCGAGATAGAGGAGAACATGGTGGAGTGGCTCAGG GAAGTAGGAATGCCTGCTGACTATGTCAACAAGCTCGCCAGAATGTTTCAAGACATCAAAGTATCAGAAGACCTCAACCAATCGTTCAAAGAAAtgcataaacacaacaaactggCTTTACCAG ACGTCCACGTACGTTCCCTCGCAGCGGACTCCGTCAACATAAAGATCCTAAATGCCGGAGCCTGGTCGAGGAGCAGCGAGAAGGTTTTTGTGTCGCTTCCTACGGAGCTGGAGGATTTGATACCAGAGGTAGAAGATTTCTATAAGAAGAAccacagtgggaggaagctgcaCTGGCATCACCTCATGTCCAACGGCATT ATAACATTTAAGAACGAGGTGGGTCAGTACGATCTGGAGGTGACCACCTTTCAGCTGGCCGTGCTGTTCGCCTGGAACCAGAGGCCCCGGGAGAGGATCAGCTTTGAAAACCTAAAGTTAGCCACCGAGCTGCCGGACGCGGAGCTGCGACGCACTCTCTGG TCTCTGGTGGCGTTTCCCAAACTGAAGCGACAGGTGCTGTCGTACGACCCGGTGGTGTCGTCACCCAAAGACTTTGCAGAAGGAACACTATTCTACGTCAACCAGGAGTTTTCTCTCAT aaaaaACTCAAAGGTGCAGAAAAGGGGGAAGATCAACCTGATTGGTCGACTGCAGCTCACCACGGAGCgaatgagggaggaggagaacgagggCATCGTCCAGCTCAGGATACTAAGAACACAG GAGGCGATAATCCAGATCATGAAGATGAGGAAGCGCATCAACAACGCCCAGCTGCAGACGGAGCTGGTGGAGATCCTAAAGAACATGTTTTTACCACAGAAGAAGATGATCAAGGAGCAGATCGAGTGGCTGATCGATCACAAGTACATAAAGAGGGATGAGACCGATATAAACACCTTCATCTACATGGCCTAG
- the cul5b gene encoding cullin-5 isoform X7, translating into MATSNLLKNKGSLQFEDKWDQMRPIVLKLLRQESVTKQQWFDLFSDVHAVCLWDDKGPAKIHQALKEDILDFIKQAQARVLSHQDDTALLKAYIVEWRKFFTQCDILPKPFCQLEITLMGKQGSNKKSNVEDSIVRKLMLDTWNESIFSNIKNRLQDSAMKLVHAERLGEAFDSQLVIGVRESYVNLCSNPDDKLQIYRDNFEKAYMDSTERFYRTQAPAYLQQNGVQNYMKYADSKLREEEKRALRYLETRRDCNSVQALMECCVNALVTSFKETILAECPGMIKRNETEKLHLMFSLMDKVPSGIEPMLKDLEDHIMNAGLADMVASAETITSDSEKYVEQLLTLFNRFSRLVKEAFQDDPRFLTARDKAYKAVVNDATIFKLELPLKQKGVGLKTQPESKCPELLANYCDMLLRKTPLSKKLTSEEIEAKLKEVLLVLKYVQNKDVFMRYHKAHLTRRLILDISADSEIEENMVEWLREVGMPADYVNKLARMFQDIKVSEDLNQSFKEMHKHNKLALPADSVNIKILNAGAWSRSSEKVFVSLPTELEDLIPEVEDFYKKNHSGRKLHWHHLMSNGIITFKNEVGQYDLEVTTFQLAVLFAWNQRPRERISFENLKLATELPDAELRRTLWSLVAFPKLKRQVLSYDPVVSSPKDFAEGTLFYVNQEFSLIKNSKVQKRGKINLIGRLQLTTERMREEENEGIVQLRILRTQEAIIQIMKMRKRINNAQLQTELVEILKNMFLPQKKMIKEQIEWLIDHKYIKRDETDINTFIYMA; encoded by the exons ATGGCGACGTCTAATTTGCTAAAG AACAAAGGCTCCCTTCAGTTCGAGGACAAATGGGACCAGATGCGTCCCATCGTACTGAAGCTCCTACGACAGGAGTCCGTCACCAAACAACAGTGGTTTGACTTGTTCTC AGACGTCCacgctgtgtgtctgtgggatgACAAAGGTCCAGCTAAGATCCACCAGGCCCTCAAAGAGGACATCCTAGATTTCATCAAACAAGCACAAGCG CGGGTGTTGAGTCATCAGGACGACACAGCGCTACTGAAGGCCTACATCGTAGAATGGAGGAAGTTCTTCACGCAGTGCGACATCTTGCCCAAACCTTTCTGCCAGCTGGAGATCACTCTGATGGGGAAGCAAGGGAGCAACAAGAAGTCGAACGTGGAGGACAGCATCGTCCGCAAG CTGATGCTGGACACGTGGAACGAGTCCATTTTCTccaacattaaaaacaggttACAAGACAGTGCTATGAAACTGGTCCACGCTGAGAGGCTGGGAGAGGCCTTCGACTCCCAGCTGGTCATCGGAGTGCGGGAGTCCTACG TGAATCTTTGCTCCAACCCCGACGACAAGCTGCAGATCTACAGAGACAACTTTGAGAAGGCGTACATGGATTCTACCGAGCGTTTCTACAGAACACAGGCCCCCGCTTACCTCCAGCAAAATGGCGTCCAAAACTACATGAAATAT gctGATTCAAAgctgagggaagaggagaaacgTGCACTGCGATACCTGGAGACGAGACGGGACTGTAACTCTGTACAAGCA TTAATGGAGTGTTGCGTCAACGCTCTAGTAACGTCGTTCAAGGAGACCATCTTAGCCGAGTGCCCAGGCATGATCAAACGCAATGAAACAGAGA AGTTACATCTGATGTTCTCCCTGATGGACAAAGTGCCCAGCGGGATCGAACCCATGCTGAAGGACCTGGAGGATCACATCATGAACGCTGGCCTGGCGGATATGGTGGCCTCAGCAGAGACCATCACCTCT GACTCAGAGAAATACGTGGAGCAGCTGCTCACCTTGTTTAATCGCTTCAGTCGACTGGTGAAAGAAGCTTTTCAGGACGACCCACGCTTCctcacagccagagacaaa GCGTACAAAGCTGTCGTGAACGACGCCACTATATTTAAGTTAGAGCTTCCTTTGAAACAGAAAGG GGTAGGTCTGAAAACTCAACCAGAGTCAAAATGTCCAGAGCTGCTGGCCAACTACTGTGACATGCTCCTGAGGAAAACCCCGCTGAGCAAGAAGCTCACGTCTGAAGAGATAGAAGCCAAGCTCAAGGAAGTG CTGCTGGTGTTGAAGTACGTCCAGAACAAAGATGTGTTCATGCGCTACCACAAAGCCCACCTGACCCGACGTCTCATCCTGGACATCTCAGCGGACAGCGAGATAGAGGAGAACATGGTGGAGTGGCTCAGG GAAGTAGGAATGCCTGCTGACTATGTCAACAAGCTCGCCAGAATGTTTCAAGACATCAAAGTATCAGAAGACCTCAACCAATCGTTCAAAGAAAtgcataaacacaacaaactggCTTTACCAG CGGACTCCGTCAACATAAAGATCCTAAATGCCGGAGCCTGGTCGAGGAGCAGCGAGAAGGTTTTTGTGTCGCTTCCTACGGAGCTGGAGGATTTGATACCAGAGGTAGAAGATTTCTATAAGAAGAAccacagtgggaggaagctgcaCTGGCATCACCTCATGTCCAACGGCATT ATAACATTTAAGAACGAGGTGGGTCAGTACGATCTGGAGGTGACCACCTTTCAGCTGGCCGTGCTGTTCGCCTGGAACCAGAGGCCCCGGGAGAGGATCAGCTTTGAAAACCTAAAGTTAGCCACCGAGCTGCCGGACGCGGAGCTGCGACGCACTCTCTGG TCTCTGGTGGCGTTTCCCAAACTGAAGCGACAGGTGCTGTCGTACGACCCGGTGGTGTCGTCACCCAAAGACTTTGCAGAAGGAACACTATTCTACGTCAACCAGGAGTTTTCTCTCAT aaaaaACTCAAAGGTGCAGAAAAGGGGGAAGATCAACCTGATTGGTCGACTGCAGCTCACCACGGAGCgaatgagggaggaggagaacgagggCATCGTCCAGCTCAGGATACTAAGAACACAG GAGGCGATAATCCAGATCATGAAGATGAGGAAGCGCATCAACAACGCCCAGCTGCAGACGGAGCTGGTGGAGATCCTAAAGAACATGTTTTTACCACAGAAGAAGATGATCAAGGAGCAGATCGAGTGGCTGATCGATCACAAGTACATAAAGAGGGATGAGACCGATATAAACACCTTCATCTACATGGCCTAG
- the cul5b gene encoding cullin-5 isoform X6 yields MATSNLLKNKGSLQFEDKWDQMRPIVLKLLRQESVTKQQWFDLFSDVHAVCLWDDKGPAKIHQALKEDILDFIKQAQARVLSHQDDTALLKAYIVEWRKFFTQCDILPKPFCQLEITLMGKQGSNKKSNVEDSIVRKLMLDTWNESIFSNIKNRLQDSAMKLVHAERLGEAFDSQLVIGVRESYVNLCSNPDDKLQIYRDNFEKAYMDSTERFYRTQAPAYLQQNGVQNYMKYADSKLREEEKRALRYLETRRDCNSVQALMECCVNALVTSFKETILAECPGMIKRNETEKLHLMFSLMDKVPSGIEPMLKDLEDHIMNAGLADMVASAETITSDSEKYVEQLLTLFNRFSRLVKEAFQDDPRFLTARDKAYKAVVNDATIFKLELPLKQKGVGLKTQPESKCPELLANYCDMLLRKTPLSKKLTSEEIEAKLKEVLLVLKYVQNKDVFMRYHKAHLTRRLILDISADSEIEENMVEWLREVGMPADYVNKLARMFQDIKVSEDLNQSFKEMHKHNKLALPDVHVRSLAADSVNIKILNAGAWSRSSEKVFVSLPTELEDLIPEVEDFYKKNHSGRKLHWHHLMSNGIITFKNEVGQYDLEVTTFQLAVLFAWNQRPRERISFENLKLATELPDAELRRTLWSLVAFPKLKRQVLSYDPVVSSPKDFAEGTLFYVNQEFSLIKNSKVQKRGKINLIGRLQLTTERMREEENEGIVQLRILRTQEAIIQIMKMRKRINNAQLQTELVEILKNMFLPQKKMIKEQIEWLIDHKYIKRDETDINTFIYMA; encoded by the exons ATGGCGACGTCTAATTTGCTAAAG AACAAAGGCTCCCTTCAGTTCGAGGACAAATGGGACCAGATGCGTCCCATCGTACTGAAGCTCCTACGACAGGAGTCCGTCACCAAACAACAGTGGTTTGACTTGTTCTC AGACGTCCacgctgtgtgtctgtgggatgACAAAGGTCCAGCTAAGATCCACCAGGCCCTCAAAGAGGACATCCTAGATTTCATCAAACAAGCACAAGCG CGGGTGTTGAGTCATCAGGACGACACAGCGCTACTGAAGGCCTACATCGTAGAATGGAGGAAGTTCTTCACGCAGTGCGACATCTTGCCCAAACCTTTCTGCCAGCTGGAGATCACTCTGATGGGGAAGCAAGGGAGCAACAAGAAGTCGAACGTGGAGGACAGCATCGTCCGCAAG CTGATGCTGGACACGTGGAACGAGTCCATTTTCTccaacattaaaaacaggttACAAGACAGTGCTATGAAACTGGTCCACGCTGAGAGGCTGGGAGAGGCCTTCGACTCCCAGCTGGTCATCGGAGTGCGGGAGTCCTACG TGAATCTTTGCTCCAACCCCGACGACAAGCTGCAGATCTACAGAGACAACTTTGAGAAGGCGTACATGGATTCTACCGAGCGTTTCTACAGAACACAGGCCCCCGCTTACCTCCAGCAAAATGGCGTCCAAAACTACATGAAATAT gctGATTCAAAgctgagggaagaggagaaacgTGCACTGCGATACCTGGAGACGAGACGGGACTGTAACTCTGTACAAGCA TTAATGGAGTGTTGCGTCAACGCTCTAGTAACGTCGTTCAAGGAGACCATCTTAGCCGAGTGCCCAGGCATGATCAAACGCAATGAAACAGAGA AGTTACATCTGATGTTCTCCCTGATGGACAAAGTGCCCAGCGGGATCGAACCCATGCTGAAGGACCTGGAGGATCACATCATGAACGCTGGCCTGGCGGATATGGTGGCCTCAGCAGAGACCATCACCTCT GACTCAGAGAAATACGTGGAGCAGCTGCTCACCTTGTTTAATCGCTTCAGTCGACTGGTGAAAGAAGCTTTTCAGGACGACCCACGCTTCctcacagccagagacaaa GCGTACAAAGCTGTCGTGAACGACGCCACTATATTTAAGTTAGAGCTTCCTTTGAAACAGAAAGG GGTAGGTCTGAAAACTCAACCAGAGTCAAAATGTCCAGAGCTGCTGGCCAACTACTGTGACATGCTCCTGAGGAAAACCCCGCTGAGCAAGAAGCTCACGTCTGAAGAGATAGAAGCCAAGCTCAAGGAAGTG CTGCTGGTGTTGAAGTACGTCCAGAACAAAGATGTGTTCATGCGCTACCACAAAGCCCACCTGACCCGACGTCTCATCCTGGACATCTCAGCGGACAGCGAGATAGAGGAGAACATGGTGGAGTGGCTCAGG GAAGTAGGAATGCCTGCTGACTATGTCAACAAGCTCGCCAGAATGTTTCAAGACATCAAAGTATCAGAAGACCTCAACCAATCGTTCAAAGAAAtgcataaacacaacaaactggCTTTACCAG ACGTCCACGTACGTTCCCTCGCAGCGGACTCCGTCAACATAAAGATCCTAAATGCCGGAGCCTGGTCGAGGAGCAGCGAGAAGGTTTTTGTGTCGCTTCCTACGGAGCTGGAGGATTTGATACCAGAGGTAGAAGATTTCTATAAGAAGAAccacagtgggaggaagctgcaCTGGCATCACCTCATGTCCAACGGCATT ATAACATTTAAGAACGAGGTGGGTCAGTACGATCTGGAGGTGACCACCTTTCAGCTGGCCGTGCTGTTCGCCTGGAACCAGAGGCCCCGGGAGAGGATCAGCTTTGAAAACCTAAAGTTAGCCACCGAGCTGCCGGACGCGGAGCTGCGACGCACTCTCTGG TCTCTGGTGGCGTTTCCCAAACTGAAGCGACAGGTGCTGTCGTACGACCCGGTGGTGTCGTCACCCAAAGACTTTGCAGAAGGAACACTATTCTACGTCAACCAGGAGTTTTCTCTCAT aaaaaACTCAAAGGTGCAGAAAAGGGGGAAGATCAACCTGATTGGTCGACTGCAGCTCACCACGGAGCgaatgagggaggaggagaacgagggCATCGTCCAGCTCAGGATACTAAGAACACAG GAGGCGATAATCCAGATCATGAAGATGAGGAAGCGCATCAACAACGCCCAGCTGCAGACGGAGCTGGTGGAGATCCTAAAGAACATGTTTTTACCACAGAAGAAGATGATCAAGGAGCAGATCGAGTGGCTGATCGATCACAAGTACATAAAGAGGGATGAGACCGATATAAACACCTTCATCTACATGGCCTAG